The Peribacillus sp. FSL P2-0133 genome has a segment encoding these proteins:
- the fliR gene encoding flagellar biosynthetic protein FliR has translation MEELFPHFPAFLLIVVRVTTFFVAMPIFSYRSIPVQHRVGLGIFLAWIMYYTIDAPVLELDVTFYLLIMKEALVGLFIGFAAYMIFSAVQIAGGLIDFQMGFSIANVIDPQTGAQSPLMGQYLYTIALLFLLSTNGHHLLLDGIFYSYQFIPIDQLFVPFGDHTLIEYLAKTFSKAFMIAFQMSIPVVGSIFLVDVTLGILARTVPQLNVFVVGIPVKIIAGLAVIILVMGMMMTVVTQLFNFLLLTMRQLMQLIGGV, from the coding sequence ATGGAGGAACTTTTTCCGCACTTTCCCGCCTTTTTATTAATTGTGGTACGGGTCACTACGTTTTTCGTGGCCATGCCGATTTTTTCGTACCGTTCAATACCGGTACAACATCGGGTAGGGCTTGGGATTTTCCTTGCCTGGATCATGTACTACACCATCGATGCTCCGGTTCTGGAATTGGATGTCACATTTTATTTATTGATCATGAAGGAAGCGCTGGTTGGGCTTTTCATCGGGTTTGCAGCTTATATGATTTTTTCAGCCGTTCAAATCGCTGGTGGATTGATTGATTTTCAAATGGGTTTTTCAATTGCGAATGTCATCGATCCCCAAACGGGGGCACAAAGCCCATTGATGGGACAATACCTTTATACAATCGCTTTATTATTCCTATTGAGTACCAACGGCCACCATTTGCTTTTGGATGGAATTTTTTATAGTTATCAGTTCATTCCGATTGACCAATTATTTGTACCATTCGGAGATCATACACTGATAGAATATTTGGCCAAAACTTTCAGCAAAGCTTTCATGATTGCTTTTCAAATGTCCATACCTGTAGTGGGAAGCATTTTTTTAGTGGATGTCACGTTAGGGATCCTTGCCAGGACGGTCCCTCAATTAAATGTGTTCGTTGTCGGGATTCCAGTGAAAATCATTGCCGGCTTAGCGGTTATCATACTGGTAATGGGGATGATGATGACAGTTGTCACACAACTCTTCAATTTCTTACTTTTGACAATGCGTCAACTAATGCAGTTGATTGGAGGCGTTTGA
- a CDS encoding flagellar biosynthetic protein FliO — translation MFLIKKWLQVSLLIAVFFSGAIQAHAEDHDKTVKDVYEQPDDLKVDKDESIDSKTTEQASNPDKVGITVWEFLRMIFATIFVVALLYILLKFINKKNKSYQKANSVENLGGTGLGANRSVQLVKVGGRILVIGVGENIQLLKEIDDPEEYEQLLKDHNDKIDQMIQPGEFAMKLKNKWLKKSESETASFSAEFKNQLDQMSDSRKRLLNELGRKGRDNE, via the coding sequence TTGTTTTTAATTAAAAAATGGCTTCAGGTCTCACTGTTGATAGCAGTATTCTTCTCTGGGGCCATACAGGCCCATGCGGAAGACCATGATAAAACAGTGAAGGATGTTTATGAGCAGCCAGATGATTTAAAGGTGGATAAAGATGAATCAATAGACTCGAAAACTACCGAACAGGCTTCTAATCCTGACAAAGTGGGGATAACCGTTTGGGAGTTTCTGAGGATGATATTTGCTACTATTTTTGTTGTGGCCCTTCTATATATCCTATTGAAATTCATCAATAAAAAAAATAAATCGTATCAAAAGGCAAATTCAGTGGAGAATTTAGGCGGTACGGGCCTTGGGGCAAATCGTTCAGTCCAGCTTGTTAAAGTAGGCGGGCGAATATTGGTGATCGGGGTTGGCGAAAATATTCAGCTCTTGAAAGAAATAGATGATCCCGAGGAATATGAACAGCTTTTGAAAGATCACAACGATAAGATCGATCAAATGATCCAGCCTGGGGAATTTGCCATGAAGTTGAAAAATAAGTGGTTGAAGAAAAGCGAATCCGAAACTGCCAGTTTCTCTGCAGAGTTCAAAAATCAACTTGATCAAATGTCCGATAGCAGGAAAAGGCTGTTAAATGAGCTTGGTAGGAAAGGAAGAGACAATGAATGA
- the fliP gene encoding flagellar type III secretion system pore protein FliP (The bacterial flagellar biogenesis protein FliP forms a type III secretion system (T3SS)-type pore required for flagellar assembly.) yields the protein MNEFMEFFNNSDPTNVSTSVKLVLLMTVLSLAPSILILMTCFTRIIIVLSFVRTSLATQQMPPNQVLVGLTLFMTFFIMAPTFQEVNEKALTPLFNEEIDLEEAYVQASIPFKEFMSAHTRQKDLALFLEYAKVDKPETIQDIPLTAFVPAFAISEIKTAFQIGFMIFIPFLVIDMVVASVLMSMGMMMLPPVMISLPFKILLFILVDGWYLVVKSLLQSF from the coding sequence ATGAATGAGTTCATGGAGTTTTTTAATAACAGTGATCCCACTAATGTCTCTACTTCCGTAAAACTTGTTCTTCTAATGACTGTCTTATCGCTGGCTCCAAGCATATTGATCTTGATGACCTGTTTTACAAGAATCATCATTGTCCTGAGCTTTGTGAGAACATCGCTAGCCACCCAGCAGATGCCGCCGAACCAGGTGCTGGTCGGCCTGACACTTTTCATGACTTTCTTCATAATGGCACCGACTTTTCAGGAAGTGAATGAAAAGGCATTAACCCCGTTATTTAATGAAGAGATAGATTTAGAAGAGGCATATGTACAGGCCTCGATACCATTTAAGGAATTCATGAGTGCCCATACAAGGCAAAAGGATCTGGCGTTATTCTTGGAGTATGCCAAGGTGGATAAGCCGGAAACGATACAGGACATACCCTTGACTGCCTTTGTACCAGCTTTTGCTATCAGTGAAATCAAAACGGCTTTTCAAATAGGTTTTATGATTTTCATTCCATTTTTGGTTATCGATATGGTCGTTGCAAGTGTCCTGATGTCGATGGGGATGATGATGTTGCCCCCAGTCATGATTTCCCTGCCATTTAAAATCCTCCTTTTCATTCTTGTTGACGGATGGTATTTAGTAGTGAAGTCTTTATTACAGAGTTTTTAA
- the fliQ gene encoding flagellar biosynthesis protein FliQ — protein sequence MSAELVIDIAEKGIYMVLIIAGPLMVIALIVGLLVSIFQATTQIQEQTLAFVPKIVAVLLGLILLAPWMLSHLLSYVNEIFGNLNRFVG from the coding sequence ATGAGTGCAGAGCTTGTTATTGATATAGCAGAAAAAGGAATTTATATGGTATTGATCATCGCTGGTCCATTGATGGTAATCGCTCTTATTGTAGGACTGCTAGTAAGCATCTTTCAGGCGACTACACAGATTCAGGAACAAACCTTGGCATTTGTTCCAAAAATCGTCGCAGTCTTATTGGGACTCATTTTGTTGGCTCCATGGATGCTGAGCCACCTATTATCATATGTAAATGAAATATTCGGTAATCTGAATCGATTTGTAGGGTAG
- the fliY gene encoding flagellar motor switch phosphatase FliY: protein MVSDGMLSQDEIDALLKGTSDIEDEVFPLSIDDYLSMMELDALGEIGNISFGSSATALSTLLNQKVDITTPTVTLIERGHIAEEFPHPYVAIQVQYTEGFSGINMLVIKQSDAAIIADLMLGGDGENPSDLLGEIQLSAVQEAMNQMMGSAATSMSTIFSKKVDISPPSIDLLNFLNGVGENAIPDEDLFAKISFRLRVGNLIDSSIMQLLPLEFAKGLVSELLNGTSESEPTDIKTQKVLSDPVTNIPNQEPASFQDTRSDRSANEIYGQSGHQTQPANQMQNVPQHFGVSSVPTGQPVNVQPASFTSFQPYQLQESETKNLSMLMDIPLQVTVELGRTKRSVKDILELSSGSIIELDKLAGEPVDILVNSRLIAKGEVVVIDENFGVRVTDIMSQSERLNKIR, encoded by the coding sequence ATGGTAAGTGATGGAATGCTTTCACAAGACGAGATAGATGCCCTTTTAAAAGGTACAAGTGATATAGAGGATGAGGTGTTCCCTCTCTCGATTGACGATTATTTATCAATGATGGAACTCGACGCTCTCGGTGAAATTGGTAATATCTCCTTCGGAAGCTCGGCCACTGCCCTATCCACTTTGTTGAATCAGAAAGTGGATATCACCACCCCGACGGTTACTTTAATTGAAAGGGGACATATCGCGGAAGAATTCCCGCATCCGTATGTAGCGATTCAAGTGCAATATACAGAAGGTTTTTCAGGTATAAATATGCTGGTCATCAAGCAGAGCGATGCTGCTATCATTGCAGATTTGATGCTTGGCGGAGATGGGGAGAATCCTTCTGACCTGCTTGGGGAAATTCAATTGAGTGCTGTTCAGGAAGCAATGAACCAAATGATGGGTTCTGCTGCGACATCCATGTCGACCATTTTCAGTAAAAAAGTGGATATTTCTCCACCTAGCATAGACTTACTTAATTTTTTAAACGGTGTAGGTGAAAATGCGATACCTGACGAGGATTTATTTGCAAAAATCTCGTTCCGCCTCCGTGTCGGCAACTTAATTGATTCCAGTATTATGCAATTGTTACCATTAGAGTTTGCTAAAGGCTTAGTTTCTGAATTATTAAATGGGACGAGCGAAAGCGAACCTACCGATATTAAAACGCAAAAAGTACTAAGTGATCCAGTAACAAACATTCCAAATCAGGAGCCTGCATCATTCCAGGACACCAGGTCAGATCGATCGGCAAACGAAATTTATGGACAAAGCGGTCACCAAACCCAACCTGCGAACCAAATGCAGAATGTTCCACAACATTTTGGAGTTTCATCCGTACCAACAGGACAGCCGGTAAATGTTCAGCCTGCCAGTTTCACTAGTTTTCAGCCTTACCAGCTTCAGGAGTCTGAAACGAAAAATCTCAGCATGCTGATGGATATCCCTTTGCAAGTAACTGTGGAGCTTGGAAGAACGAAACGCTCCGTCAAGGATATTTTGGAGCTGTCCTCTGGATCGATCATTGAATTGGATAAATTAGCAGGAGAGCCAGTGGATATCCTGGTAAACAGCCGCTTGATAGCAAAAGGTGAGGTAGTGGTAATTGATGAAAACTTTGGGGTACGTGTTACGGATATCATGAGTCAAAGTGAACGATTAAATAAAATAAGATAA
- a CDS encoding response regulator produces MANRILIVDDAAFMRMMIKDILSKNGFEIVGEAADGAQAVEKYKETHPDLVTMDITMPEMDGITALKEIKKVNPQAKVIMCSAMGQQAMVIDAIQAGAKDFIVKPFQADRVLEAINKALS; encoded by the coding sequence ATGGCTAATAGAATTTTAATTGTGGACGATGCAGCATTTATGAGAATGATGATAAAGGATATCCTTTCTAAAAATGGTTTTGAAATAGTCGGGGAAGCAGCAGATGGCGCCCAAGCAGTGGAAAAATATAAAGAAACCCATCCGGATCTTGTAACGATGGATATTACAATGCCTGAAATGGATGGGATTACAGCGTTAAAGGAAATTAAAAAGGTAAATCCTCAAGCTAAGGTCATTATGTGTTCTGCGATGGGGCAGCAAGCCATGGTCATTGATGCGATCCAGGCGGGTGCAAAAGACTTTATCGTGAAGCCATTCCAGGCAGACCGGGTATTGGAAGCCATAAATAAAGCATTAAGTTAA
- the flhB gene encoding flagellar biosynthesis protein FlhB: protein MESFQLDLQFFAGEKTEKATPKKRQDSKKKGQVAKSQDVNTSVNLIAVFSVLLLMGPYMYNHLRGLMKEYLQHFTLSGFSEENMQIIMIEVLKEMGLILGPVFAAAIVAGILANVMQIGFLFSTESIQFKLDKLDPIKGFKRIFSMRAIVELLKSILKISFVGFVAFYVLWQRMDEIMILSQISVEEAMATLADITIKVGFYAAVALLFIALLDYLYQKYDFEKNIRMSKQDIKDEYKNSEGDPLIKSKIKQKQRQMAAQRMMQEIPNADVVITNPTHFAIALKYDEEKAEAPYVVAKGVDFVAQKIKFIAKENDVVMVENRPLARSLYDQAELGQAIPEEFFKAVAEILAFVYKTKGKL from the coding sequence ATGGAGAGTTTTCAGCTGGATTTACAGTTTTTCGCTGGAGAGAAGACCGAAAAGGCGACTCCAAAAAAACGTCAGGATTCGAAGAAAAAAGGTCAGGTGGCAAAAAGTCAGGATGTAAATACCTCTGTGAATTTAATTGCGGTGTTTTCTGTGCTATTGCTTATGGGACCATACATGTATAATCATCTGCGCGGTCTCATGAAAGAATACCTGCAACATTTTACCTTGTCTGGATTCAGCGAGGAGAATATGCAAATTATCATGATTGAGGTTTTAAAGGAGATGGGCCTTATCCTAGGACCAGTTTTCGCAGCAGCGATAGTGGCTGGGATATTGGCTAATGTCATGCAAATCGGGTTTTTGTTTTCGACTGAATCCATTCAGTTCAAACTTGATAAATTGGATCCCATTAAAGGATTCAAACGTATTTTTTCAATGAGGGCCATTGTTGAATTATTGAAATCCATTCTTAAAATATCATTTGTTGGTTTTGTTGCCTTTTATGTACTATGGCAGCGCATGGACGAGATTATGATTTTATCACAGATTTCTGTGGAAGAAGCGATGGCAACATTGGCGGATATTACGATTAAAGTGGGATTTTATGCTGCCGTGGCTTTATTGTTCATTGCTCTATTAGACTATTTGTACCAAAAATATGACTTTGAAAAAAACATCCGGATGTCCAAACAGGATATTAAGGATGAGTATAAAAATTCCGAAGGGGACCCGCTCATCAAATCCAAGATAAAGCAAAAGCAAAGGCAGATGGCCGCTCAAAGAATGATGCAGGAAATTCCCAATGCGGATGTCGTCATCACTAACCCGACGCATTTTGCTATTGCTTTAAAATATGATGAAGAAAAAGCTGAAGCTCCGTACGTAGTGGCGAAGGGCGTTGATTTTGTTGCTCAGAAAATTAAATTCATTGCTAAAGAAAACGATGTGGTCATGGTGGAAAATCGGCCTTTGGCCAGGTCTTTATATGATCAAGCTGAATTAGGCCAGGCGATACCTGAAGAGTTCTTTAAGGCGGTCGCTGAAATACTGGCCTTTGTATATAAAACCAAAGGTAAACTGTAA
- the flhA gene encoding flagellar biosynthesis protein FlhA, which yields MRARDLVVISSVIMIVAMLVIPLPTWLLSVLLLLNISLALLVLLTTMNMKEPLEFSIFPSLLLLLTLFRLGLNVSTTRAILTYGDAGGVVETFGSFVVGGNVLVGLVVFIILVIINFIVITKGSERVSEVAARFTLDAMPGKQMAIDADLNAGMISENEARARREKISNEADFYGSMDGASKFVKGDAIAGIIIVIINLIFGMIIGVMQLDMSFGEAAVHFSMLSVGDGIVSQVPALLISTATGIVVTRAASNGNLGADIVEQLFQFPKMLYLTAATIFLLGLFTPISDLFTIPIAALLVVGGYTISRIPKQDESELQEMEEALETDEMKSPESVVNLLSIDPIEFEFGYGLIPLADANQGGDLLDRVVMIRRQLAIELGLVIPVVRIRDNIQLNPNEYRLKIKGSVMAKGELLLNHFLAMSPGMEDDSIEGIDTIEPSFGLPAKWITDDMKEHAEMLGYTVVDPPSVVSTHLTEVIKANAHELLGRQETKQLIDHLHESAPILVEEVTPNPLSIGDVQKVLAKLLKEKVSIRNLPIIFETLADYGKLSTDTDLLTEYVRQNLARQITNSFISDENRIKVITLSGKVEKTIADGVQQTEHGNFLSLDPTISQSILEAIAAKLEELTLMDHQPILLCSPAVRMYARQLTERYFPHVPILSYNELESNVEVQSVGVVNFD from the coding sequence ATGCGAGCAAGGGATTTAGTTGTTATATCAAGCGTCATCATGATCGTTGCCATGTTGGTCATTCCATTGCCAACATGGTTGTTAAGTGTTTTACTCCTTTTAAATATCTCTCTTGCGTTGCTGGTTCTATTGACTACGATGAATATGAAAGAACCCCTCGAATTTTCAATCTTTCCTTCCTTGCTCCTTTTACTGACATTATTCAGGCTGGGGTTGAATGTTTCGACGACTCGTGCCATTTTGACCTATGGTGATGCTGGAGGAGTTGTAGAAACCTTTGGGTCGTTTGTAGTCGGCGGTAACGTGCTTGTAGGATTAGTTGTATTCATCATTTTGGTCATTATCAATTTCATCGTCATCACGAAAGGCTCCGAACGGGTCTCGGAGGTAGCGGCAAGGTTTACGCTGGATGCGATGCCAGGTAAACAGATGGCCATAGATGCAGATTTAAATGCTGGGATGATCTCCGAAAACGAAGCACGTGCCAGAAGGGAAAAAATCAGTAACGAAGCAGACTTTTATGGATCCATGGATGGAGCGAGTAAGTTTGTTAAAGGGGACGCCATAGCTGGCATCATCATTGTCATCATTAACTTGATTTTCGGTATGATTATTGGCGTCATGCAATTGGATATGAGCTTTGGAGAAGCAGCCGTCCATTTTTCCATGTTATCGGTTGGAGACGGTATCGTGAGTCAGGTACCTGCTTTATTGATTTCTACAGCTACGGGTATTGTCGTAACCCGGGCAGCCTCGAACGGAAACCTCGGAGCGGATATTGTTGAACAGTTATTCCAATTTCCCAAAATGCTTTACCTGACAGCAGCAACCATTTTCCTTTTAGGGTTATTCACTCCCATTTCCGACTTATTCACGATTCCGATCGCTGCTTTATTAGTCGTTGGAGGGTATACAATTTCAAGGATACCAAAGCAGGACGAAAGTGAATTACAAGAAATGGAAGAAGCGCTGGAAACCGATGAAATGAAAAGTCCAGAAAGTGTCGTTAACCTTTTAAGTATCGACCCGATCGAATTTGAGTTTGGATATGGATTGATTCCGCTTGCGGATGCCAATCAAGGGGGAGACCTGCTGGACCGGGTTGTCATGATCCGCAGGCAGCTTGCAATTGAATTGGGGCTCGTGATCCCTGTCGTCAGAATACGTGACAACATTCAGTTGAATCCCAATGAGTATCGGCTGAAGATTAAAGGAAGTGTCATGGCCAAGGGGGAATTGCTCCTTAATCATTTCTTGGCAATGAGTCCAGGGATGGAGGATGATTCAATAGAGGGAATCGATACGATAGAACCGTCTTTCGGTTTACCGGCCAAGTGGATCACGGATGATATGAAAGAACATGCCGAGATGTTGGGTTATACAGTTGTGGACCCGCCAAGTGTTGTATCCACTCACTTGACGGAAGTCATAAAGGCCAATGCGCATGAATTATTGGGCAGGCAGGAAACGAAACAATTGATCGATCATCTCCACGAATCGGCACCTATACTAGTAGAGGAAGTCACTCCGAATCCCTTGTCCATAGGAGATGTACAAAAGGTATTGGCAAAATTATTGAAGGAAAAAGTTTCAATAAGGAACTTACCGATCATTTTCGAAACACTTGCTGATTATGGCAAGCTATCGACTGACACAGATTTGCTTACTGAATATGTAAGGCAGAATTTAGCCAGACAAATAACGAATTCTTTTATTTCGGATGAAAATAGAATTAAAGTCATAACATTATCGGGGAAAGTGGAAAAGACCATCGCAGATGGTGTACAGCAAACCGAACATGGTAATTTTTTATCATTGGATCCAACTATATCGCAATCCATATTGGAGGCAATTGCAGCCAAATTGGAAGAGCTGACCCTAATGGATCATCAACCGATCTTACTCTGCTCTCCAGCAGT